Sequence from the Rhodohalobacter sp. SW132 genome:
ACAAGCAGAATCCCCATACGATCCTTTGGATTTACCTTCCAGGTATCTTCAACCACATCCAGCAGCCATCCTTCCGGTATCAATCCATCAAAGAATGGAAAGAGAACCGGTGATTCATACGGCTCTTTACGGATGGGGAGAGTTAAGCTAACCGGTTCAGCATTTTTTTGAGAGAGGTACTTCGCATCATACTGAAACTGATAACCTG
This genomic interval carries:
- a CDS encoding HipA N-terminal domain-containing protein — protein: MSYRKADIYVHETKAGFLEETETGYQFQYDAKYLSQKNAEPVSLTLPIRKEPYESPVLFPFFDGLIPEGWLLDVVEDTWKVNPKDRMGILLVSCRDTIGNVSVREV